From Riemerella anatipestifer ATCC 11845 = DSM 15868, a single genomic window includes:
- a CDS encoding LIC_10190 family membrane protein, giving the protein MLYLLLSVGVIFSSLLGVGMLFEKLLGKLWEEKLSSAFFAGCMGLSLVWAVLAFAVPINRVVEVSSLGLGLSAFIYFKMYRFLGAFITKNYSVFILLLFVVLLFGSGYPFILDHFGYYVPSIKWIAEIGLVKGIGNLDLILGQMSLWHILQAGFSNTSDVFLRLNVVLLLGYIIYIIEKKAWVHFIFLPILLLFLQSPSTDLPVIVGSLIILNEVLNKNYNVSALFGFSVWIFSIKPTIIWLPLMVFLYAFLIRKFTYKLIIVGVGVVSVFVIKNWYCFGFPIFPVQVLDLGLSWKPNEFLLKNSAETAILKTYDFQYSYEEIKQFSVWESIKNWIFLKGIKGVINVAFVLSLLALLIFAIKSKSRLIWLIVISIFIKSVLVLLFSAQYRFFLEVFFVVALLVFRNWFSAKKVAFVSIIGTLGMSVFLFAPSLIVKYIPSFRLGGFIKNIELSQVVKPATYKYQRYKTFTIGNLTFNVVENYPFSFDTPLPAISPSFLELYLEAGIFPQKMGSNLKEGFVWKKLSNEDKEQLQQIVNGFYINEKR; this is encoded by the coding sequence ATGCTTTATCTGTTACTTTCCGTAGGCGTTATTTTCTCTAGTTTGCTAGGGGTAGGAATGCTATTTGAAAAACTATTAGGAAAGTTGTGGGAAGAAAAACTATCCTCTGCTTTTTTTGCAGGGTGTATGGGATTGAGTTTGGTATGGGCGGTTTTAGCATTTGCAGTGCCTATCAATAGAGTAGTAGAAGTTTCTAGCTTGGGTTTAGGACTAAGTGCTTTCATTTACTTTAAAATGTATCGCTTTTTAGGTGCTTTTATTACGAAAAATTATTCTGTTTTTATTCTGTTGCTTTTTGTCGTATTGCTTTTTGGGAGTGGGTATCCGTTTATTTTAGACCATTTTGGTTATTATGTACCTAGTATTAAATGGATTGCAGAGATAGGTCTAGTAAAGGGAATTGGAAACTTAGATTTAATATTAGGGCAAATGTCCCTTTGGCATATTTTACAGGCTGGATTTTCTAATACTTCCGATGTTTTTCTGAGGTTGAATGTAGTATTGCTTTTAGGATATATCATTTATATTATAGAAAAAAAGGCGTGGGTTCATTTTATATTTTTGCCTATTTTGTTATTGTTTTTACAATCGCCAAGTACAGATTTGCCTGTTATTGTAGGCTCTTTAATAATCTTGAATGAAGTTTTGAATAAAAACTATAATGTGTCAGCATTGTTTGGGTTTTCGGTTTGGATTTTCAGCATAAAACCTACCATAATATGGCTCCCGTTGATGGTCTTTTTATATGCTTTTTTGATAAGGAAATTCACTTATAAGTTGATAATAGTAGGCGTAGGCGTGGTGTCTGTTTTTGTGATTAAAAATTGGTACTGCTTTGGGTTTCCTATTTTTCCCGTACAAGTTTTGGATTTAGGCTTGAGTTGGAAACCTAACGAATTTTTACTTAAAAATTCAGCCGAAACAGCTATTCTTAAAACTTACGATTTTCAATATTCTTATGAGGAAATAAAGCAATTTTCGGTTTGGGAAAGTATTAAAAATTGGATATTCCTGAAAGGCATAAAAGGAGTTATCAATGTAGCTTTTGTTTTGAGTTTATTGGCATTACTGATATTTGCTATTAAAAGTAAAAGCCGTTTGATTTGGCTTATTGTAATATCAATTTTTATTAAAAGCGTTTTGGTGTTGCTATTTTCAGCACAATACCGATTTTTCTTAGAAGTATTTTTTGTAGTTGCTCTTTTGGTTTTTAGGAATTGGTTTTCCGCTAAGAAAGTGGCTTTTGTGAGTATTATAGGTACTTTGGGTATGTCTGTATTTTTATTTGCTCCATCTTTAATTGTGAAATATATTCCTAGCTTTAGGCTGGGTGGATTTATTAAAAATATAGAACTTTCTCAAGTTGTAAAACCAGCGACTTACAAATATCAACGGTATAAAACCTTTACAATAGGTAATTTGACCTTTAATGTAGTGGAAAATTATCCTTTTAGTTTTGATACGCCACTTCCAGCTATTTCTCCTAGTTTCTTAGAGCTTTATTTAGAAGCAGGGATTTTTCCTCAAAAAATGGGTTCGAACTTAAAAGAAGGTTTTGTTTGGAAAAAATTATCTAATGAAGATAAAGAGCAATTACAACAGATTGTTAATGGATTTTATATAAATGAAAAAAGATAG
- the porX gene encoding T9SS response regulator signal transducer PorX, translating into MAKKILWIDDEVDLLKPHIVFLENKGYQVTPINNVNEALEILDEESFSLVLLDENMPGISGLDAIPLLKEKNSAMKIVMVTKSEEEHIMEQAIGSQIADYILKPVNPNQVLLSLKKNLQSDDLVEQQTKQEYQQEFRNISMELSYLNTYEDWSNYYKKILGWEIKFDKVFDNEFADLLQSQKEEANIQFAKFIERNYENWLNSNEKPLMSHTLFKEKVKPEMQNDKVLLLMIDNLRYDQWKVIEPLFLKFYNKTLETSYYSILPTATQYARNAFFAGLMPSEIEKRFPDQWLNDNEEGNKNEVEQDFLKDQMKRLGLSSKTMKYIKVLNSDFEQKVLKDFHQHQNKDLVVVVYNFIDILSHAKTDNSIVNQLIRDDKTFRSLTLNWFENAPIMRLIKQAAESGFKLIITTDHGTIYVKKPSKVVGDRETSTNIRYKTGKSLSYEDSDVWAINQPEKLFLPKGNLSSKYVFAKNNTFLAYPKNYNHFVNYYKETYQHGGISLEECIIPFCVLEPK; encoded by the coding sequence ATGGCTAAAAAAATATTATGGATAGATGACGAGGTAGATTTATTAAAACCTCATATCGTATTCTTAGAAAACAAAGGTTATCAGGTAACGCCCATCAATAATGTTAATGAAGCCTTAGAAATATTAGACGAAGAAAGTTTTTCATTAGTTCTTTTGGACGAAAATATGCCTGGTATTTCTGGGCTAGATGCCATACCGTTACTAAAGGAAAAAAATTCAGCAATGAAAATTGTAATGGTAACTAAAAGCGAAGAAGAACACATTATGGAACAAGCCATAGGTTCGCAAATTGCCGATTATATCTTAAAACCTGTAAATCCTAACCAAGTTCTGCTCTCTTTGAAAAAAAATCTACAAAGCGACGACCTTGTAGAACAACAAACCAAACAAGAATATCAGCAAGAGTTCAGAAACATAAGTATGGAGTTAAGTTATCTTAACACTTATGAAGACTGGAGTAATTATTATAAAAAAATATTAGGTTGGGAAATTAAGTTTGATAAAGTATTTGATAACGAATTTGCCGACTTGCTACAATCTCAAAAGGAGGAAGCCAATATACAGTTTGCCAAGTTTATAGAAAGAAACTACGAAAATTGGCTTAATTCAAACGAAAAGCCTCTTATGAGCCATACGCTTTTTAAAGAAAAGGTAAAACCAGAAATGCAGAATGATAAAGTTTTGCTACTTATGATAGATAACCTAAGGTATGACCAATGGAAAGTCATTGAACCATTGTTTCTTAAATTCTATAATAAAACTTTAGAAACTTCATATTACAGCATCTTACCTACGGCTACTCAATATGCGAGAAATGCTTTTTTTGCTGGATTGATGCCTTCCGAAATAGAAAAAAGATTTCCTGACCAATGGCTGAACGACAATGAAGAAGGTAATAAAAACGAAGTCGAACAAGATTTCTTAAAAGACCAAATGAAGCGTTTAGGACTATCTTCTAAAACAATGAAGTACATTAAAGTCTTAAACTCTGATTTTGAACAAAAGGTTTTAAAAGATTTTCATCAGCATCAAAACAAAGATTTAGTGGTAGTCGTCTATAATTTTATAGATATTTTATCTCACGCCAAAACGGATAACTCTATCGTTAATCAGTTGATTAGAGATGATAAAACGTTCCGTTCTCTTACCTTAAATTGGTTTGAAAATGCTCCTATTATGAGACTGATTAAACAAGCCGCAGAGTCTGGTTTTAAACTCATCATCACTACAGACCACGGCACCATCTATGTTAAAAAGCCAAGTAAAGTTGTAGGCGACAGAGAAACTTCCACCAATATACGCTACAAAACAGGGAAAAGCCTTTCTTATGAAGATTCTGATGTGTGGGCTATTAACCAACCAGAGAAGCTATTTCTCCCCAAAGGTAACCTAAGCAGCAAGTATGTATTTGCTAAGAATAATACCTTTTTAGCATATCCAAAAAACTACAATCACTTTGTTAATTATTATAAAGAAACCTACCAGCACGGTGGCATTTCTTTGGAGGAATGCATTATTCCATTTTGCGTTCTAGAACCCAAATAA
- a CDS encoding pirin family protein, which yields MNTKKIELIAAPRPAHFVGDGFRVHNFIPSGFRLDMKRMDPFIMMDYNSKFYFEPSQTPRGVGVHPHRGFETVTIAYQGKVEHHDSAGGGGIIQEGDVQWMTAGSGVLHKEYHETEWSKKGGIFQMVQLWVNLPSRYKMSPPKYQSIQHAEFPKVSVGENSWVEVIAGEYNGSKGIASTFSPIHMMNARLKKGASASFSFPAHFNTVALVIEGNIIANEEEEAPTDHLVLFENSGEDFNIEALDDAVVLILSGEPLNEPIAAHGPFVMNTRAEIIQAFDDFKNNKFGVLED from the coding sequence ATGAACACTAAAAAAATAGAGCTTATCGCAGCTCCTAGACCTGCACATTTTGTGGGAGATGGTTTTAGAGTACACAATTTTATTCCTAGCGGATTTAGATTAGATATGAAGAGAATGGATCCTTTCATTATGATGGATTATAATTCTAAGTTTTATTTTGAACCTTCCCAAACTCCTAGAGGCGTAGGCGTACACCCTCATCGTGGTTTTGAAACCGTAACTATAGCTTATCAGGGCAAAGTAGAACATCACGATAGTGCAGGCGGCGGTGGCATTATACAAGAAGGCGATGTACAGTGGATGACGGCTGGTAGCGGTGTACTCCATAAAGAATATCACGAAACTGAATGGAGTAAAAAAGGTGGCATTTTCCAAATGGTGCAACTATGGGTAAATCTCCCTTCTCGCTATAAAATGAGTCCTCCAAAATACCAATCTATACAACACGCAGAGTTTCCTAAAGTCTCTGTTGGCGAAAATAGTTGGGTAGAAGTAATTGCAGGAGAGTACAATGGTAGCAAAGGTATCGCAAGTACCTTCAGCCCAATACATATGATGAATGCAAGACTAAAAAAAGGTGCTAGTGCTTCATTTAGTTTCCCTGCTCATTTTAACACCGTTGCTTTGGTTATAGAGGGTAATATTATTGCAAACGAAGAGGAAGAGGCTCCTACAGACCATTTAGTTTTGTTTGAAAATAGTGGTGAAGATTTCAACATAGAAGCCCTAGATGATGCTGTTGTGCTTATCCTTAGTGGAGAACCACTTAACGAGCCTATAGCCGCTCACGGTCCGTTTGTAATGAACACTAGAGCAGAGATTATTCAGGCTTTTGATGACTTTAAAAATAACAAATTCGGAGTCTTAGAAGATTAA
- a CDS encoding RNA polymerase sigma factor, which translates to MSLETEFLQQIEKHKGVIFKISKMYMDNKNDQEDLFQEIIYQAWKSYPSFQGKSLFSTWLYRVALNTSIVFLRSDKKKINTSDIELSTINKRVENNDVEQQQLELMYKAIQQLGAIDKALIFYYLENYSGKEIAAQMGITEVNVRVKLNRAKQKLKTLINELRTQQ; encoded by the coding sequence ATGTCTCTGGAAACAGAATTTTTACAACAAATAGAGAAGCATAAAGGGGTTATTTTTAAAATATCCAAAATGTATATGGATAATAAAAACGACCAAGAAGATTTGTTTCAAGAGATTATCTATCAAGCGTGGAAATCGTATCCGTCTTTTCAAGGCAAGAGTTTATTTTCTACTTGGCTTTATCGGGTAGCTCTTAATACTTCTATTGTTTTTCTAAGAAGTGATAAGAAAAAAATAAATACTTCTGATATAGAGCTAAGTACGATAAATAAGAGGGTGGAAAATAATGATGTTGAACAACAGCAATTGGAACTTATGTATAAAGCAATACAACAGCTAGGTGCAATAGATAAAGCGCTTATATTCTATTATTTAGAAAATTATTCTGGCAAAGAGATAGCAGCTCAAATGGGAATAACAGAGGTAAATGTAAGAGTGAAACTAAATAGAGCTAAACAAAAATTGAAAACTTTGATTAACGAACTTAGAACTCAACAATAA
- a CDS encoding 5'-methylthioadenosine/adenosylhomocysteine nucleosidase — protein sequence MKIVVIGAMEVEIKHLCDALENPIKKEIHSFQFHIGTITNHEVIVLLSGVGKVSSAIGTCLLINHFAPDLIINTGTAGGLKEVQVKDIILATEVRHHDVDLTAFGYELGQQSKMPPAFIPDSFYVEKAETVIKKHGINANKGLVISGDAFINCPDKFQWLKDNFRTAKAVEMEAASIAQVCHQMKTPFIVLRAISDIAGEGTTVSFDTFVTEAGKISAEINIDLIKSL from the coding sequence ATGAAAATAGTCGTTATTGGAGCCATGGAAGTTGAAATAAAGCATTTATGTGATGCTTTAGAAAACCCTATAAAAAAGGAAATTCACTCATTTCAATTTCATATTGGGACCATTACCAACCACGAAGTTATTGTTTTACTTTCTGGTGTTGGCAAGGTAAGTTCGGCTATAGGGACTTGTTTACTTATCAATCATTTTGCCCCTGATTTAATTATCAATACAGGAACTGCAGGTGGACTGAAAGAAGTTCAAGTTAAAGATATTATCCTCGCTACAGAAGTACGCCATCACGATGTGGATTTAACAGCCTTTGGTTACGAACTTGGACAACAATCTAAAATGCCTCCAGCCTTCATACCTGATTCTTTTTATGTAGAAAAAGCCGAGACTGTCATCAAAAAACACGGCATCAATGCTAACAAAGGGTTAGTCATTAGTGGTGATGCATTTATCAACTGTCCTGATAAATTCCAATGGCTTAAAGACAACTTCCGTACTGCCAAAGCCGTTGAGATGGAAGCCGCGTCTATCGCACAAGTATGCCACCAAATGAAAACACCTTTTATTGTTCTAAGAGCCATTTCGGATATTGCGGGAGAAGGCACTACGGTTTCTTTTGATACATTTGTTACCGAAGCTGGAAAAATCTCAGCAGAAATCAATATTGATTTAATTAAAAGTTTATAG
- a CDS encoding ecotin family protein has product MIFKIILTGLLSLGLLTGCNSQKQNDMNEPKNISTLIKKMEGYEHLSITLPKKSNEKELFLEMIPGKWHKVDCNSYGLLGKIEQKKDQETNISYYLYDTDGNMRSTMMACPDMKLTNKFVVGESKTINYTSDTPIIIFYPKGYEIKLKVKNQQNEEVPIKLP; this is encoded by the coding sequence ATGATTTTTAAAATAATACTAACAGGGTTACTTTCCCTTGGATTACTAACAGGTTGCAACTCACAAAAGCAAAACGATATGAACGAACCAAAAAACATAAGCACACTCATAAAAAAGATGGAAGGCTATGAACATCTCAGCATAACCCTTCCGAAAAAATCTAATGAAAAAGAGTTATTTCTAGAAATGATTCCAGGCAAGTGGCATAAGGTAGATTGTAACTCGTATGGATTACTAGGAAAAATTGAACAGAAAAAAGACCAAGAGACAAATATTTCTTACTATCTCTACGATACTGATGGTAACATGCGTTCAACTATGATGGCTTGCCCTGATATGAAGCTTACTAACAAATTTGTGGTTGGAGAAAGCAAAACTATCAACTATACAAGTGATACTCCCATTATAATTTTCTATCCAAAAGGCTACGAAATTAAACTTAAAGTTAAAAATCAACAAAACGAAGAAGTTCCTATAAAACTACCATAA
- a CDS encoding ABC-2 transporter permease translates to MYKIAKFILTDILKSKVIAVYTLMLFIISWAILGLESNQIKANLNLLNIVLFVVPLFSIVFSVIYIYNSTQFIELLSTQPIKRDVIWTGTFLGLSLSQLLVFLAGCGIPIILYSTLTYGLCVLLGGMLLCISFTSLATYSSISTNDKTKGIGIALFIWVFFNIIYDSLLLILMFQFSDYPIEKLIVVLSSLSPIGLTRIFVQLQLDISGMLGYSGAIFKSIFGSGGGVYISVLILLIWIIFPFLSSLLKFRKKDL, encoded by the coding sequence ATGTATAAAATCGCAAAGTTCATACTAACTGATATTTTAAAGAGCAAAGTTATTGCTGTGTATACGCTCATGTTATTTATTATATCATGGGCCATTCTAGGATTAGAAAGCAATCAGATAAAGGCTAATCTCAATCTACTAAATATTGTACTTTTTGTAGTTCCACTATTTAGTATTGTATTTTCAGTAATCTACATATACAACAGTACACAATTCATAGAACTTCTTTCTACTCAGCCTATTAAACGAGATGTAATATGGACGGGAACTTTTTTAGGGTTATCGCTATCTCAACTATTAGTGTTTTTAGCTGGCTGTGGCATTCCCATTATTCTGTATTCTACACTTACTTACGGATTATGTGTCTTACTAGGTGGTATGTTACTCTGCATAAGCTTTACCTCATTAGCCACGTATAGTTCTATTTCTACTAATGACAAAACAAAAGGAATAGGAATAGCTCTATTCATTTGGGTATTTTTTAATATCATCTATGACAGTTTGTTACTTATCTTGATGTTTCAATTTTCAGATTACCCTATAGAAAAACTAATAGTTGTATTATCCTCACTTAGTCCTATAGGGCTTACCCGTATTTTTGTACAACTACAGCTTGATATCTCTGGAATGCTAGGCTATTCAGGAGCAATTTTTAAATCAATTTTTGGTTCAGGTGGTGGAGTTTATATTTCTGTTCTTATTCTTCTGATTTGGATTATATTTCCTTTCTTATCAAGTTTACTTAAATTCAGAAAAAAAGATTTATAA
- a CDS encoding ABC transporter ATP-binding protein, protein MIEIKNLTKTFGKFKALNNINLSCKTGRAIALIGPNGCGKTTLIKSILGLNTVESGQILVNGNDVSESYHYREIIGYMPQIGKYPENMTIRETLDIILNNRSQTKKLDIELIDAYDITKIENKRMGNLSGGTIQKVSAIIAFMFNPSIIILDEPTAGLDPIAAEILKHKIIKEQKKGKLIIITSHLLSDLEQIVDEVIFLSEGKVIFHKNVEDIKQSTQEDSLSKAITTILRQVQDV, encoded by the coding sequence ATGATAGAAATAAAAAACCTTACCAAGACTTTCGGCAAATTTAAAGCTCTCAACAATATTAATCTTTCATGTAAAACTGGGAGAGCTATTGCTCTTATTGGTCCAAACGGCTGTGGAAAAACCACTCTAATTAAGAGCATTTTAGGATTAAATACTGTTGAGTCTGGACAAATATTGGTTAATGGGAATGATGTTTCAGAAAGCTATCATTACCGTGAAATTATTGGCTACATGCCTCAGATAGGGAAATACCCTGAGAATATGACTATAAGGGAAACTCTAGATATAATTTTAAATAATCGTTCACAAACTAAAAAACTAGATATAGAGCTTATAGATGCCTATGATATAACAAAAATAGAGAATAAAAGAATGGGCAATCTTTCTGGAGGTACAATCCAGAAAGTCAGTGCCATAATAGCTTTTATGTTTAACCCTTCAATAATCATTTTAGATGAACCTACTGCGGGACTTGACCCTATTGCTGCTGAAATCCTTAAACATAAAATCATAAAAGAACAAAAAAAAGGAAAGCTAATTATCATTACGTCACACTTACTCAGTGATTTAGAGCAAATTGTAGATGAAGTCATATTTTTATCAGAAGGGAAAGTGATATTTCATAAAAATGTAGAGGACATAAAGCAAAGTACACAAGAGGATAGCCTATCAAAAGCCATAACAACGATACTAAGACAAGTACAAGATGTATAA
- the nosD gene encoding nitrous oxide reductase family maturation protein NosD, with protein sequence MMLLKRLLILFCLTTTLLSFAKTYFVGEGKRFSTIKSALQKANNGDTLMVYFGHYKEGNLNLDKSITLIGINYPVLDGEFRHEIVSFRSDYITLQGFKIINSGADEVRNIGAVRLYDSRFSVIRNNIFQNNYFGITVQRGERCLIENNKITTNRGISQESIGDGIHVWSSNEIWIKRNFISGHKDGIYLEKTNNSFIFKNLSLKNKRYGLHFMFSHNNVYTANVFRQNEAGVAVMYSRNVEMSYNKFLNNKGENVYGLLLKDLSFSKIKHNTFQNNSVGVFMDGSSKIDFYYNEFKDNGWGLRINANCIENKLFNNNFIANIFDVSTSGSIFLNTFKNNYWDKYEGYDIDKDGVGDIPFYPLSLYAVISEQNPMIMILFGTFFVELMNRSEKLMPSLTPDSFVDETPLIKRNNT encoded by the coding sequence ATGATGCTTTTAAAACGATTACTAATTCTTTTTTGTCTTACAACTACCCTACTATCCTTTGCTAAAACCTATTTTGTAGGAGAAGGAAAGAGGTTTAGCACCATAAAATCAGCTCTCCAAAAAGCTAATAATGGAGACACGCTCATGGTTTATTTTGGACATTACAAAGAAGGTAATCTAAATTTAGATAAGTCAATCACCTTAATTGGCATCAATTACCCTGTATTGGACGGTGAGTTTAGACATGAAATAGTATCTTTTCGGTCAGATTACATCACTCTTCAAGGCTTTAAAATCATAAATTCTGGAGCTGATGAAGTCAGAAATATTGGAGCGGTAAGGTTATATGACAGTCGTTTTTCTGTTATCAGAAATAATATTTTTCAAAATAATTATTTTGGAATTACGGTTCAAAGAGGCGAAAGATGTTTGATTGAAAACAATAAAATTACCACTAATAGAGGGATTTCTCAGGAATCAATCGGAGATGGAATTCATGTATGGTCTAGTAATGAAATTTGGATTAAACGAAATTTCATCTCTGGACATAAAGATGGTATTTACCTAGAAAAAACAAACAACAGCTTCATTTTTAAAAACTTATCCTTAAAAAACAAACGCTACGGACTGCATTTTATGTTCTCACACAACAATGTTTATACTGCTAATGTTTTTAGACAAAATGAAGCTGGGGTTGCTGTAATGTATAGTAGGAATGTAGAAATGAGCTACAATAAATTTTTGAATAATAAGGGTGAAAATGTCTACGGACTTTTACTGAAAGATTTATCATTTAGTAAAATAAAACACAATACTTTTCAGAATAATTCCGTAGGTGTTTTTATGGATGGCTCCTCCAAAATTGATTTTTACTACAACGAATTTAAAGACAACGGTTGGGGACTAAGAATAAACGCTAATTGTATTGAAAATAAACTATTTAATAATAATTTTATAGCAAATATTTTTGATGTAAGTACCAGTGGCAGCATTTTTCTTAACACCTTTAAAAACAACTATTGGGATAAGTATGAGGGCTATGATATAGATAAAGATGGTGTAGGCGATATACCTTTTTACCCTCTAAGTCTTTACGCAGTAATATCAGAACAAAACCCTATGATAATGATTCTTTTCGGAACTTTTTTTGTGGAACTGATGAATCGTTCCGAAAAACTCATGCCAAGTCTTACACCTGATAGTTTTGTAGACGAAACTCCTTTGATAAAACGAAACAATACTTAA
- a CDS encoding nitrous oxide reductase accessory protein NosL → MKHYILTLLLAFITFTSFSCNNKNVEAIELGKDQCSHCKMTIQDSRYATELITEKGRIYKFDDLVCMEAYTRENSQKIGNAKLFVSDFLTSELFPLEKAFKITGGQVKSPMNGNIATFKNKNEAIKEAHRLQASVIN, encoded by the coding sequence ATGAAACATTATATTTTAACTTTATTATTAGCTTTTATCACATTCACTTCTTTTTCATGTAACAACAAAAATGTAGAAGCCATAGAACTAGGTAAAGACCAATGTTCACACTGTAAAATGACAATTCAAGATTCCCGATATGCCACCGAACTTATTACTGAAAAAGGCAGGATATACAAGTTTGATGATTTGGTATGTATGGAAGCCTACACAAGAGAAAATTCACAAAAAATAGGTAACGCCAAACTATTTGTTTCCGATTTTTTAACCTCAGAATTATTCCCTTTAGAAAAGGCATTCAAAATTACAGGGGGACAAGTAAAAAGCCCTATGAATGGTAATATAGCCACATTTAAAAATAAGAATGAAGCTATTAAAGAAGCCCATAGATTACAAGCTTCTGTAATTAATTAA